CGCTGGCCAGCAACGCCTGTCCGTTCTCATCCAGAATGCGGATTTCGCGCGGCGCTTCGGCAAACTGCTTCATGTCGTCGCTGAGCCTCGCGACACGCGGTCCCAACGCGGGCTCGTCGTCACGGGGTTCTTCGTGCGCTTCGGCGTAGTTATTGTCGCGATATTTCTGCAGCTGGCCGCCCCAGATACCGCCGAAATACATATAGAACGCACCATCGTCATCGGCATGCACCGCCGGATCGATGGAGTAGCTGCCGTGAATTGCCGCTGGCTCGGCAACGAAGGGACCTTCCGGGCGGTTGGCCACGGCTACCCCGATCTGGAAGATGCCGTCAGCGCGCTTGGCCGGGAAATACAGGTAGTACTGGCCATCCTTGCACGCCGCATCGGGCGCCCACATCTGCCGCTCCGCCCATGGCACGTCCTTGACGTGCAAGGCGACGCCGCAGTCGACCGCTTCGCTATCGGGCGAGGCCATGCGGAAGACGTGGTAGTCCTCCATGCAGAAATGGTCGCCGTTGTCGTTGAACGGAACGCCGCCCTCGATATCGTGCGACGGGTAGATATAGATGGCGCCGTCGAATACATGCGCAGAAGGGTCTGCGGTGTAGATATGCGTAACCAGCGGCTGCGAAATGGCCTGGTCTGCCAAGGACGTTAGTTGGATCTGTGCGGATTCATCGGACATGGTTGATACCGAACTGGGATTGCGCCGGGTTCACGCATTCGCGCCGGCGGGGAGTCGTCGTTCACCAAGCTCGTGCTCGATGCGCAGCTCCAGGGATTTGTCGATCTTGTAAAAAAACATCAGCGCCGCGCCGAGCAAGAACGGGATGGAGCAGAACAGGCTGACGGTCAGGCGTATGCCGTTGACGACGTCCGCTGACTGGGTGTCCGCACCCGCCTGATAGCCGTGATAGGCGAGGATGCCGGCCACCAGCGCACCACCCATGCTGAGTCCAAACTTCAGGCCGCACAGCATGGCCGAAAAGATGATGGCGGTAGCGCGTCGACGGTTTTTCCATTCGGAATAATCCGCGACGTCGGCAATCATTGCCCACAACAGCGGAATGGTGATGCCGTAGAAGAAGCCATGAAAGATGTACGAGACAACGACCAGACCGATGGCATCGGGTGGATAGAAATAGAAGGCCAGCAGGAACAGGGTCGAGGCGAACAATGCGCCGCCGAACACATCGCGTTTGCCGAAGCGGTCAGCGAGCCGCTTGGAGAAGCCGATGCCGACAATCATGA
This sequence is a window from Dyella humicola. Protein-coding genes within it:
- a CDS encoding glycoside hydrolase family 43 protein; translation: MSDESAQIQLTSLADQAISQPLVTHIYTADPSAHVFDGAIYIYPSHDIEGGVPFNDNGDHFCMEDYHVFRMASPDSEAVDCGVALHVKDVPWAERQMWAPDAACKDGQYYLYFPAKRADGIFQIGVAVANRPEGPFVAEPAAIHGSYSIDPAVHADDDGAFYMYFGGIWGGQLQKYRDNNYAEAHEEPRDDEPALGPRVARLSDDMKQFAEAPREIRILDENGQALLASDHARRYFEGPWMHRYQGKYYLSYSTGNTHFLCYATSDNPYGPFTYQGQILTEVVGWTTHHSICEVDGKWYLFYHDSILSGGVTHLRSIKMTELRYDEQGKIITLHPYGK